The Astyanax mexicanus isolate ESR-SI-001 chromosome 18, AstMex3_surface, whole genome shotgun sequence DNA window TAGTTCCTACACAATCAGTAATTCACAATTTTAAAGTACAGTTCACTGTATTTTTGAAGAATCTCAGATTACTGAAATTATTGAAATcacatctaaatatttttttgggctGATGACCATGAAATGTATCCCTCAACTCCATATTCGGTCATAAGACTCAAAACCTGAACACAAACTCTGGCAGACATTGATACTGTTATAGTGCTGAGCTCAGTGTCTGGGCTTAAAGAAAAAATGGGAGGGAAAAAGAAGAACTGAAAGAGATCATGTACCATATCCTGCTTCTCTTCCCACGTCACTCTGTACAAAGGCAATGACTCCAATCCCAGTAGCCAGTAAACCATTTCTGAACCATGACAGGAATcctataataaaaacaaacacaaaacatttaatcattatttttgaATGCTATTCCAGGACaactatatttattaataataacacacaATCCCAAGGATCCAATTTAAGCAGAGCTTAATACTTTCACAAACGTAGTCCTGATTCTAGTCCAGtatagtctagtctagtctagtctccTTAAATCTAATTTGGGCTGCTTTCAGATCAGTGTACATTTATACATCACAGCGTACTTATCAGCGCTGATGCATTTTTATTTCAGTCTATATACATTTTAGACCCACATCATATTAGTAATATATTCTTCTACAAGCAACTTTAAACATGCAGATGAATAGAGAATGTTACATTGAATCAAGTGTGATAAAGGAGGCAAATCTGCAATAGTGCTGAATCCTGCAGCACTGAGGACCAATGCATCCTAATGAACTAAAATCATAGCAATACTGAACATTTTATTCTTTCAACAAACAACCAAATCTTTTACCAAATTAATTCCTTTCATTTATGAAGAAGGTTTGAAGAATTAGGGTTTGACAGGACACACATTCTGGACAGACTGGAATCTAGTGTCCTTGATTATGCTCATTTTAACAGAGAAACAACTCACCAGTTTCATGGGATTTCCTTAGCATCTGCAGAGAAACACAATGAAGTGAGATTACAACAGTAAAACAGAATATCAtacttttgttagagtaactgtctctactgtgcatCAAATGCTTTCTATTAGATTTAGGAGCATTGCTGTAAAGATTTTCAAAGCATTAGTGAAGTCAGTATGCTGGATCACATACCATCAAGATGTATGTATATGTGCACATCTGGGTCAACATGCAACTTAAAGTGgctgtatgtatttattattaaaaagggtGTCTGGACAAATAGAAAACAGCTCACATTTTGGAAAatacttaatacattttttttttcatggtataATACTGAAGAAATGccactttaatacaatgtaaagcagtcagtgtacagctttacAATGTAAATTTGCTGTTCCATTAAATAACTCAACATACAGcctttaatgtctaaaccactgccaacaaaagtgagtacacccaaATGAAAATGGCCAAATCGTTTCAAAACTACCAATATTTTGAggggccaccattattttccagcactgcctcAACTCTCTTGGCATGTAGTTTACTAGAGCTTTAGAAGTTGCCACCGGAATCCTCCTCCAACCCTGCATGGTGATCTTTTGTTTGAGGATGCCTTACAGATGCTCAAAAGGGTTGCTTGGCCAGTCCAGCACCTTTACTCTCAGTTTCTTTAGCAAGGCAGTggtcatcttggaggtgtgtcACAGTACATGTACATTAGTGGTTCCCTCAGTGAGCTGTTGACCCCCCACAGCCGGCAACACTCATGCAGTCACAAACCAAGACACTTCACCACAGTGTCTGACTGGCAAACATAACCAGGTGAAGAGTCTTTATACTCCTACACCTGGTTGCCGCCAAACTTGCTTGACGCCATCTGAACTAGATAAAACATATCTTGGTCTCAACAGACCATAGGACATGGATCCAGTAATCCATGCCTTTAGTCTGCAGCAAGCAAAgtctgtttgcaggctttcttgtaaGTCATCTttagaagaggctttcttctaggATAACCAATTTCATATATGTGCGGTGTATGGTCTGGGCATTAACAGGctgactttttttcttttttccttccaGATGCTCAGAGTGCTTTAcaatgaggtgccatgttgaaccTCCGGTGACCAGTATGAGTGAGTGTGATGGCAATAACACCCAATTTAACAGGCCTGTTAAAGAGAGTACTCACTTtagttgccagtggtttagacattaaaggctttgtgttgagttattttgagggcacggcaaaattaacactgttatacaagctgtacactgagtgttttactttataatagtgtcatatcttcagtagTACCCCATGAAAAGctataataaaatgtttacaaaatGTGTTGTGTACTCACTTTTATGAGAAACTGTATCTACACGGCCTAgacaagatgtgtgtgtgtgtgtacatctcaGGTCAGCAATACGTGCAACATAAAGTGgctgtatgtatttattattaaaggGGTATCTGGGTATATAGATTAGTGTACCTGCAATGCAAAAAAGACTACAGCATTAATATTTAAGTATTAACAGTGTAGTACATACAGTACACAAGCCTGGGCGTCACTGTTTACAGTGTAGTTCAGACAGCAGTGATGAAGGTAACAGTTAAGTTGGGATATTTTAAACCTTAAGCTACTGGGCTCTGGTTATTATAACCCCACAGTTACCTCTCAACAGTCTCTCAATATCTCAGAGTGTCAGTAATGAGGCTGaatgttgtttattattatataccaGCGCGTCCGCCTTGTCCAGTTCAgtgaactgctgctgttgctgcggCTCCATCCGGGCTCTGCTCCACGCGCTCTTGTCCGCGAGCCCGCGGCAGGACACGCGCTGCAGGCGGCGTTCAGCGCGCGCAGCTCCAGGCCATCTGACGCTCTGAACGAGCGGAGAGACGAACCGCCGCAGATACCGACCGGATAACCAACACAGCGCCGCCATGTCCCTCCATAAACACCCAAACACGACCTGCAGCCTCTCAACCCTCCCCTCCGACCAACGAGCGCAAAAAAGAGCGGACTTTCACTGTAGAGGAGTTACTGAGACTCACACACAGCGCCACCTGCCGCCCCCCGAGCTCACTGATACACTGACGCCTTCAGAACGGTCAGTTTCTCTCATCTTACTGTTTATAGGTTAAATTAAaatagttttgtttatatatgttttattatatgaaGTTATGAACTACTGAAAATCCCATAattatgtgttatatatatacagcttgaGTTGATGTATAAAACTGGATGTAAAATTATCGTTTTTAATTCGGTCTGTTTAGTATATAAAGAAAgattttttatccattttttaaagttttagttTCTGCCCTTTTGAAAATTAATATATGAAAATAAGAACATTAATATACGCTCAATTTTCATTTTACATCTTGTATCAAAAGTAGGTTGGTTATATAATGGAAAATTGTTCAATcgagtaaagttttttttctgaaatttagATTGTGAGGAACAGAAATTGACAAGTAATCTAGGGGATTGAAAATGGaaataatgaatgaaatattcgTTCTTAATgtactcaattaaaaaaatgaaaaactttaGGTTTATAATCAATTTTGTATATCTAATTAATTTAGTGAActaataaatgttacactgaccattCCACCTCCAATATAtggatattattaataattaagagaTGGCTCTTAAAACGAGTGTAATTGTATTGTTATgctatgaaatgaaatgaaaatggtttaaaaataacaataatattattcATTGCAGTTAGACATGTCGTTATCTTCATAGACAAGTAGACAAGTTATCttcataatattgtttattataataataataataatgattgttgttgttgttgttgttattattattattaaacacattcCATCACgagtattttaagtatatttattttgtctaaaaaaacatttataggcaatttgtaaaaagaaaattgtcCACAAGGGGGTGCTGTTGTAGCACAAATCAATAACGAGCTGAATTGCTTGACTGGGTCAACCAGCATGAGGAGAAAATAAAGTCTGAGTgaatgtaatctgttgtactgtAACTTAACATTTATATTAGATCATATATTagcatttattcttattttacgttattttttgtgttatatagtaccagtcaaattttttttacatcttttcatttaatgtgttttgttgctttttatgattttttactttgcaaatttaatattgaagacatttaatttatacaggaacacatgcagaattaattagaaaacaaaaagtgttaaacaaagcagaatatgttttatactttagattcttgtaagtagccacatttagctttaatgACAAATCTGCACACAATTGGTATTTTCTTAGTGTTTTTataagagtcacctggaatagttttttcagcttcttgaaggagttcctggaggtgctgatgaatagttgctgcttttccttcacgctgtgaagctccagctcatcacaaatcaccatctcagtcgGGTTTAGGTCATGAGATTGgggaggccaaacacttttttgtttacgaCATAATTCCATacatgtcccttaattgttttcatgtatttattattaatctacaatgtagaaaataaattaaagaaagaaaaaaaagcattgaatgagaaggtgtgtccaaacattgaCTGGTACTATGTATTGGTTCTCTGGGTCACCAGGTTACATTCCTATCACCATGATAGCTAGCCTATGTTTGACTCTGTCTGACATCAGTCATGCAGAGATAAGTGATAGGTATGAGGTGTTGAAAATGATAAAgatgtttaaatagttttgttgGTAATTTTTAGGTAGATAGacataaaagagagaaataggGTCTGTATGTTTTCTATGTAGgcctctgtgtgtctgtgcatgcACACAAATGTGAACTTGTGTTGGCGTTCACAcgtacacacgtgtgtgtgtatgtgtgtgtgggcccTGTTTGTGCGGTCTTTCCTAGATAAGAGTGAGGCCTCTTCCTGCCTGACTGTGGGGCCCTTTGTCTCGGGCGGCTCCTCAGGGAACAGAGGCCACTACCCTGCACTACCTGATGGCTCCTTAGCGTGAGGAGCGCAAAGAGGAAGCAGGCCAGTCACGGGAAAGCaacaaatgtatgtgtgtgtgtgtgtgaaggaaaaGAGTACTCTTTGATGTATAGAGCTGCTGAACTCCAGTCTAGCTCCACATTGTCACGCTATAGTgagctgaccaatcagaggacagttCCCTGACATTTTTAGACCCCGGGAACATGTTTATAAAGTACAGTATTTATTGCTCATGAATgtgaactgaagaaaaaaaagatattctGGAAGTTTAAGTCATCTTATGTTTAGGTAAATATACaagtctggggaaaaaaataagagatcacttaaaaatgtttagtttctttgattttaccaaattcaaaacctctggaaaataattaagaggaagatggatgatcacaagccatcaaaccaagctgaactgcttgaatttttgcgccaggagtggcataaagttattcaaaagcagtgtgtaagactggtggaggagaacatgccaagatgcatgaaaactgtgattaaaaactgaattctgaactcttaaaactttacgaatatgaatttgtttttttgcattatttgtggtcttgaaagctttgcatcctttttgttatttcagccatttttcattttctgtaaatgaatgctgtaaatgacaatatttatatttgcaatttgggagaaatgttgtccagtGAAATGAACCATGATTATTACTATAGAAAGTGTTTCTTCAAGACGTCagtggtttctttttatttttttctttaataagacttCATATTGTGATTCAGCCAttatgtaatgtttaaaatatagtggatttgATGAAAACAAaggcattttatttgtaataatagAAAGGTCTGCATTTCCAAAATGTTAAACTGTTCTTCAGAGAGGTGGATGTCTTTgtggtgtatatttgttgattagaccttTATTCTGTCCTTTTAGAGATGTCATGATTATAAAGAAATGATCTGCTTTGTAAAACCTTTCCGCTATCTAAATGCATCTGCAGAAGGCTCAGAGACACACAGAGCCCTGTGCAGCAGTGATCAGTGTCTAAGAAACAGTCTGACAAAACTAAACATAACCAGATTTAATGTCAACATGTGCTGAAAACTGTAATTGCTCAGCCAAATCCAGCTCACACTCGAAAACTCAGATAACTGCAAAAATCCCAATATAATCAGATTCTGGAGTGTATGTAAGCACACTGTGTGAACAATTGTTATCCATCAAATGGACAAAATTACAGATAAAAATCAGGCATCTGGAAGGCGTGATTAAATTTGTTCCACTGTTAAAACAACTATCAtatggtgtaaaaaaaacacattatcagATCTGTTTTACATTACTGGACATTACTAAGCTAAATAAGCCTTTTATAGCAAGACATATTGACCCAAAgatagtttctttaattttgcactGAAGCTTAAAGTCTAAATTGGAAAGAGTTACAGTTTTGGTTTGACTAACTGTAAAAGCAGATGTGTgagactgtatgtgtgtatatgtgttttctgtctatgtgtgtgtaagtggatAGGCTGCCATCGAAGCAAGACAGGAAAGCGTTAAGGGAACAGACGAAAGGAATATGGTGGTTGCGTGCTGGGGGGTGTCAGTATGTGATCTGATCTCAAGAGATTTATTCTTGTCTTAAGAACACTATGTGACTGCACTGATGTGTTTCACGGCACTATCGTTCCTCTCCAGTTTCTCATGGTCGAATTACGTgcatcagccattacattaaaacctaCCTAATTTTGTGTAGGCCAAAAATGTTCTGGTTCAATAAGAAATCATTGGTCTCCACAGGACCTCttaaggtgtcctgtggtatctgtcAACAAGATGTTAGCAGCAGATCTTTTAAGTCCTGTAAGTCGTGAGGTGGGGCCTTTGTGGATCGGATTTGTTGTCCAGCTCATTCCTAAGATGCTTAATCAGATTGACTTCAGAGGAATTTCAGGGCAGAGTCAAgaccttgaacttttcaaccatTCCTAAAGAGTTTTTGTATTGTTGCAGGGCATGTATTCATACTGAAAAGAGACCATTGCTATTAGGGAATGCAGTTGCCATGAAGagatcagcaacaagtccagaagCCAGAGTCTATCATAGTAAagatttctgcattaatgcagaaaagtgcaTGGAGATCTTAAAGCAACTTATGCTTtcattaaagaagaactctggtgtaaaattgtaCAATTTAATAGCCCACCTCTCttacagctttccgagatccagtaattttgtgtttttcgcccagcactctttacaacggccgCTTCGGGGTATCCACTTGCCCCTgaagataaattgctttttacaccgttatctaggctcaaagtagctccacacctcattggtagaatccagagagccctgacatttaaaacaaggcattaaaaaACTTTacaagtgcacaagaagcttattaaaaaacactgtttacaacccatagcgtAGCCTAGTCTTCAGGCGCCGTCATCTTAAAATAAAGTCATGATCAATACAGTGATAGAGCAGAGGTGGGCTGTTCAacaaggttagtactctttattatgttttactacagcaaaagtcatttttacaccggagttctcctgtAAGTTTACATCTTTTCCATTAATGGCTGTGCATTTTtcaaaagacaatgcaaaaccacacaaTTACAAGGCACAGCTGTGGACGAAGAGCGGTGGTACATTTACTGAAGTGGACTGAGTGCAGTCCTGACCTGCTCTTAGTAGAAAATGTGTGgagatttttaaaatgaaaaatgcaaCAATGACAACCCTGTACTTCACACATTGCATTGTGTTTTCAGAATGAATGAGAGAAGATAACACCTGAAACATTTTAGCACTTCTATTTGATACCAAAATGTCTTAAGTGCTATGAGGAGGAATACAAACATAAATGCTGTACTGTTTCAACTTTTTGAGAGGATTTAAAGTAGATGGAAATGTCgcttctggccacatcacacgtctttatgtacttacgtgaCACatgcagcctctaaaagaggatccggctcagttttaccgaacgcgagcggctggtggagcaatggagacttcagaagaggaaactcagacctcagtagctcattcacttataaaaaaaacaaagtgtgttgTTGAAATGGAGTTTCTGATTgagcactcactctctctctctctctctctctctctctatctgaacataacctggaatcggattcatccactctgaaaggagaccacatcacacccgcccagtttaaaatgatttttccgtatgctcggtgcaattacccattctcaccagagagggctctaaatcccccaaatcttACAGACATCAGTTTTAACTTGCATTTTCATGACAACCCATCAATATCCTGATTTTGACGTTACAGTTTACTTTACCTGTCAGTGATTTTTTTATGTCAATATCAATATGTATTTTCTATAACTGTGGATTCtaaatgttgtttatttaaaaactaatatcaCAGATAATGTGTATTACAACAGCAATATGAAATATAGACGTTAACACCAGTTACCTGTCtgaatttttgattatttttgatTAAAACATCATCAATTGAATCTTACCCTGATTAATTAGCTTCACAGTTTACTTAATGATAAAGCAATGAATCCTCTACCACCGCTCcatctttttaacatttttctaaCAAACACTTTTCAACACCCATACTGAAAGAACTGCACGGGTTACCTGTATAACAGAGGATATTTTTCAGGTTCTGTAACTTGTTTTCTTAAAGCTGTAAATGACTGAGATGGTTGAGCACCTGCATACCATACTGACTCTCAGCCTGTTTGTGATCTAACACACGATCTGAGATCTGCAGATACCAGCCTTGTGCAAATACAGTGCTGTTATTATTCAGTGCACCAATATTGTGAAACTCAGTTCTTCCGTTTACTGATAATCACAAACAGAttctactttttaaaatgattttatctgtGTTATTGTCTAAGTATGACAATATTCTATCATATCATGTAAGATACAACATATTTTTCTGAGCATATcatgtatataattattaatgAATACTGATGCAACTGCAAATAATTTACAAAGAGtgtaattaatcatgtttaatagATAATATCTAATTAAACGTTATTTGTTTAGTGAGATGTTTGTGTCTGTTTTAATCATAATACAATTTTAGCTTTTTTCTTTACTCGGGTTAGGAACATGAAGAGTTGCTACCTGTATAAAAAGTGCACTATAACTTTGTCATCCTTCATATAAACAAACAGCGGCCTGATGGACACCAATACAATTTATATTGCTACATaaagtttagtttcaaattcaAAGCACAATATACGGACCagggtattgggacacctgttcatgcactgtttatcctgcttttattggagtaactgtatctactgttAAAGAAAAGCTAAAATACTACAAtttttcctgcattgtaaatgaatactgaagtcattcagacaatgaatgaacacatactgaatcatgtagtaacttaaatcttctgtaaagcatttagtgTGGTCTTGTCTGGGGTCCTGTAAGCTTgcagtttttgaggctggtaactctgatgaactaattctgtgcaacagagataactcttacTCTTcatttcctggagtggtcctgataaatgccagtttcatcattacattttagatggtctttgggactgcacttgaggatatttgcATTTTTTCAGACTGGCTGGTCTTTATTTCTTCAAGTCTTTACTTAgctgagtagtttttgccataatatggataagaATATATTCAGAACTGTATTCAGTCTTGACatattcagcacagctgttaactaaaaagctgttaactaaaaaaaaaagctgactgagaaaatctaagcAAGATatgtctactttgaagaatctttaatatacaacatattctggtttgtttaacgtttttttgtttacttaatcattccatatattttttcatatattttatgttCTCAGAATGAATGTTCTTTAGCTTGTGTATTAATTCAGCTGTCTATACTGTTCTTATATGTTCCAGAGCAGAGCTGACTGACAGTTAAAAGCTGGGAAAGTACCCAGAGCAAGGTAAGGaagccagcacacacacatactcatacacacacacacacacacacacacaaacatatacacacacatgcatacagtgAGGGTGAGGAATGACCAGCAGGTTTCCACTCTGCACTCAACCCAGATAAGGAAAAACACTTCTTGTTTGTTGACACATTCCAAGACCTTCAATCTACTGCAAGCGTGCTACATCAACGACATGCAAATGCATCTGGTCTCCCTGTATAactttactgtatactgtattcaTTGTACTGTATAAACTGTAGGGTAATAAAAATTAATATCTACCAAGGCAAAATAAGAAACACTCTGGATCAACCACATATGAGCCTGTGGTCCCCACGCCCAGTGGCAAGTGTCTGCTGAAGGGGTATACTGTAAATACCTCAAGTACTGAGCTGTAGAGTAGAGGAACTGGTTCTCTGGTGTGATGAAGCTCAATCTAGTACTATGAGATGAGCTGGTGTAGTTAGTGTATGTGACTCAGAACTTAATCATTCAACAACAGTAGGCCTGCCTGACCTCACAAATACTTCCTTAGTCAAATAcaaacaaatcctcacagcaatgtttcagcaTATTAAATAACTCTATAAGTCTGTATAGAGTTACTCAACTATATTATTACCTTTATCATTAAAACACCAACGCATTTACATACAGAATACACTActtggacaaatgtattgggacacctgctcaatttttttctttaatcccATTTTCAGGTGTTCATTTTCAGTAGTAATGCTCCagcaccaggagagtgaagactagctcatgcctactccgatacatgtgaagttagccactgcctcttttcgaatttcttttcaaactgcagcgactcagttccgatacatcagctcatagacgccttatgctgattgacatcacccttaagagtaataaaaaaaagtgattaaagaGTGCAATCTACTCtcccagagagatcaaggccaactgtgctatctcagggctccagcagctgatggcaaactgcatgaccgggattcaaaccagcaatctcctgatcatagttgcagcaccttagtccgctTTACGACTCAGAGCCAGTGTTGGTAGTAACAGCGTTAAAacttcagtaacgagtaatctaacttattactctgactgtaactataacgccgttaccatttccgacaccccgttactgcacgttactttagccgctcaatgaactttttttttttttaacttcacttTGCCCTGGTTTACCCCTCTTTATtctggtgaacttgagcttctggccgctgtgcctgtggtttggcgtggtgaagtgaggcacaattgtgacgatttgcgtgctctaatcaattcagtgattgccgtggacaggccaagttccgaattaaggatgttaagctctttttagctgctccggtttttgtggtgctacTGCTTTTTGGTAAagatgttatattaataccattttaacggtcattagattgttgtttttgtgcattattttgttttgtttatatatacatatttcctttgaatgtggcttggtttgtttaatttcatccccagacgcgtttttccgttttgtccgtttttttctgtattacaaGTTTtggtaattttctttggttgtgtggagaatttcgtttttttttttttttgaaattcgttagattatatttttgtcaacattttgggtttattttcgtttgttatttttctaataataataatagtaaatacataattgatttcctttttttgacgggcgaataataaaagtaacgcgatagttacttttactggtaactagttacttttatagtggagtaactccgttactgactcagttacttttttgcaGAAGTAACGCGTAACTATAACtagttactttttcaaagtaacgtgcccaacactgctcagAGCCCCCCATTTACtggcattaaaaaaagtttatactGTGCATCTTTGGAGAACtttattgcattcagtgacaaaatcATTAATGAGACCAAGATGTTCCCCGAAATCCCAAAAGTActaaatggagcaccatcattccagagaacacagttataCTGCTTTATAGCTCAATGCTAA harbors:
- the tmem160 gene encoding transmembrane protein 160, producing MAALCWLSGRYLRRFVSPLVQSVRWPGAARAERRLQRVSCRGLADKSAWSRARMEPQQQQQFTELDKADALMLRKSHETGFLSWFRNGLLATGIGVIAFVQSDVGREAGYAFFVLGGVCVSFGGASYVGSLLTLRRIMLISLPAALLHTAVVSSVALFWLCAVSLYIGRLEVEIIRDEDEDEEGGDEGGECAECRARRDRHHTDERGQDK